The following proteins are co-located in the Pseudomonas synxantha genome:
- a CDS encoding DUF2460 domain-containing protein, which yields MAEDVLPHMPGQTLLAKKAPEWSTGVQKSVSGRRRTTAYYAAPVWSFQINYNAVRKRPGLDEWTRLLQFFNARKGQFGEFLYFDRTDHQVSKHRFGFGDGAIRVFQLSRAIGDWVEPVYGVVNIELLTVNGVPSSAYTVDELGQITFAQPPAGGAVLEWTGAFFFRCAYESDSLNSAQPFGRIWEIKNVSFTSIKP from the coding sequence ATGGCCGAAGACGTTTTGCCCCATATGCCGGGGCAAACACTGCTCGCCAAGAAGGCACCGGAATGGAGTACCGGCGTTCAGAAATCGGTAAGTGGGCGACGTCGAACCACGGCCTATTACGCTGCGCCTGTCTGGTCGTTCCAGATCAATTACAACGCTGTTCGTAAGCGTCCGGGGCTGGACGAGTGGACGCGGCTGTTGCAGTTTTTCAACGCACGCAAGGGACAGTTCGGTGAGTTCTTATATTTTGACCGTACCGATCACCAGGTATCGAAGCATCGTTTCGGGTTCGGTGACGGGGCCATCCGGGTATTTCAACTTTCCAGAGCCATTGGGGACTGGGTAGAGCCGGTTTACGGCGTAGTCAACATTGAACTGCTGACAGTAAATGGAGTTCCCTCGAGCGCGTACACCGTGGATGAGTTGGGCCAAATCACATTTGCCCAGCCTCCCGCTGGTGGGGCTGTGTTGGAGTGGACAGGGGCCTTTTTCTTCCGTTGTGCCTACGAATCTGACTCGCTGAATAGCGCGCAGCCATTCGGGAGAATCTGGGAAATCAAAAACGTCTCTTTTACGAGTATCAAGCCATGA
- a CDS encoding DUF2163 domain-containing protein, with product MIEATPKLKQFLSSARSFVMADLYTIALASGQVLRYTDAGIQLYVEGVNYSASGPLIKRTGVRMVRGIEVDTLSVTFYAGVQDTLLGEPVLAFIAGGGFDGASLTLARAFMSDWGAPVVGTVMRFIGRVAEVDPANREQATVSVKSPMELLDTKVPKGVFQPGCLRTVYSADCGVNRALFETAGHVLSVSAGLNIQTDVAAEQGWFDQGVIRFVNGGNAGVSRTVRRQSGSGVISLILGLPAVPQPGDQFLVYPGCPRTLDACTNKFGNRGRYRGMPFIPVAETSV from the coding sequence ATGATCGAGGCTACTCCCAAACTAAAGCAATTTTTGTCCTCGGCACGCAGCTTTGTTATGGCCGATCTCTACACCATCGCCTTGGCAAGCGGTCAGGTTCTTCGTTACACCGATGCGGGTATTCAACTCTATGTTGAAGGGGTGAACTACTCGGCGTCCGGTCCGTTAATCAAGCGTACGGGTGTCCGGATGGTACGAGGCATAGAGGTCGACACACTGAGTGTCACGTTCTATGCCGGCGTTCAAGACACTCTCCTGGGGGAGCCCGTGCTGGCCTTTATAGCTGGTGGTGGGTTCGACGGAGCATCACTAACTCTCGCCCGGGCCTTCATGTCGGACTGGGGCGCTCCGGTGGTTGGGACTGTAATGCGTTTTATTGGTCGTGTTGCCGAAGTAGATCCTGCTAATAGAGAGCAGGCGACTGTTTCGGTCAAGTCGCCAATGGAGCTACTCGACACAAAAGTACCTAAGGGAGTTTTCCAGCCAGGGTGTCTACGTACCGTATATAGCGCTGACTGTGGCGTGAATCGGGCTTTGTTTGAAACAGCAGGGCATGTGCTATCGGTGTCGGCGGGCCTGAATATACAAACCGATGTCGCTGCAGAGCAGGGCTGGTTTGATCAGGGTGTAATTCGATTTGTAAATGGTGGTAACGCCGGCGTATCACGTACGGTTCGTCGCCAGTCGGGTAGCGGTGTTATTAGTTTGATACTCGGCTTGCCCGCAGTGCCTCAGCCCGGCGATCAGTTCCTTGTTTACCCAGGATGCCCGCGCACGCTGGACGCCTGCACTAATAAGTTCGGTAACCGGGGTCGATATCGCGGGATGCCGTTCATTCCTGTCGCGGAGACGTCTGTATGA
- a CDS encoding CHAP domain-containing protein, with product MTGVELLQRDAVLAEARRWLKTPYAHRQHLVGVGVDCAWLLIEVFHSAGLMPWIDPGAYAQDWHLHRSRELYLGWLDEYGHEIETPQPGDVAIWKFGRTYSHGAVVVDEHRVIHSYRDVGVEVADMREERLASRPVRYYTLNRYGGG from the coding sequence ATGACCGGGGTGGAATTGCTGCAGCGTGATGCAGTGTTGGCGGAGGCTCGGCGGTGGTTAAAGACTCCATATGCTCACCGGCAACATTTGGTGGGTGTTGGGGTGGATTGTGCCTGGTTATTGATCGAGGTTTTCCACTCGGCTGGGCTTATGCCTTGGATCGACCCGGGCGCTTATGCCCAGGATTGGCACCTACATCGCAGTCGCGAACTGTATCTGGGCTGGTTGGATGAGTACGGTCATGAAATAGAAACGCCTCAGCCTGGGGACGTCGCGATTTGGAAGTTTGGGCGCACTTACAGCCATGGGGCGGTTGTTGTCGACGAGCACCGGGTTATTCATTCGTATCGCGATGTAGGCGTAGAAGTCGCCGATATGCGCGAAGAGCGCCTAGCCAGCAGGCCGGTGCGGTATTACACGCTTAATCGATATGGGGGTGGATAA
- a CDS encoding phage tail protein, with translation MQIQSSASGKPIAWIAGRNRISPNLIYYTDFEAVAKTTKTKTGGKGGGGATQKDTTYTYYAAIILAIGRGPLSAVRRIFRDKEVFDEKLVDGVPQSALAQIGFSFMPGQPDQPVWGYLETKHPTEAIAYSDTAYVYSAHYLLNDNAGVQNHTFEVDGPYQVPGLPDANPGVFLPGLLMDPLDGVGFDPRWIDDMSNYRDYCLAENLLLSPVLDEQAPASEAIARWLQLTNSEVVWSAGKMKVVPFGDQVVTGNGVTWYPNVSPVAHLTDDDFLAEEGEPPVQLKIKSQADSYNEVSLEILDRDHEYNTDVVRGVDQAAIEQFGSRPMDTIKAYEICNPVIASHSAQLLVQRKLYIRNEYRFSLGWQHVLLEPMDLVTVTEPGLKLDRRLVRLISVEEDEDGKIAIVAEDALLGTGSASNYPVQSKSGYQGNQNAAPGPVLPPIIFNPPESLLLPGELQVWGAVAGAGDSWGGCEVWISADGDSYRMVESIYGRSRIGRLTAPLEVGSDPDLQNALSVQLSVPSELTAATTGEADSGATLCWVNGELISYRDAVLTGPGSYNLSYLRRGRLSSKVAAHAVDAPFVRLDDAIWKYSFAVDQIGKRAWVKFRSFNVFGRALEDLADVTAYSVMLSPVKVAPSPALNLQLVGTFEAPYFTVSWAAGSHAEDRLVRVRNGATNALLREVPTTSTAYTYQRADALVDGALVRTYRVEVVERNAVGNAPVTALMVTNTAPPAVTGSTATVGGATALVSCDPSQAADAAGYIFVYSTQSGFDPTVSGTVGYEGASASGQIQGLSLGTTYYLRIAAFDTWSNVRSQLNFAPPITLHT, from the coding sequence TTGCAAATCCAAAGTAGCGCAAGTGGAAAGCCAATAGCCTGGATAGCAGGCCGAAACCGTATAAGTCCGAACCTTATCTACTACACCGACTTTGAGGCAGTTGCCAAAACAACTAAAACAAAGACCGGTGGCAAAGGTGGCGGTGGCGCTACACAAAAAGACACCACCTATACCTATTACGCGGCCATCATCCTTGCGATTGGCCGTGGGCCGCTCAGCGCGGTACGGCGTATTTTTCGGGATAAAGAAGTATTCGATGAGAAGTTGGTCGACGGCGTACCGCAGTCTGCTCTCGCGCAAATCGGGTTTAGCTTTATGCCTGGACAACCGGATCAGCCAGTATGGGGTTACCTCGAAACCAAACACCCGACCGAAGCTATCGCATACTCCGATACTGCTTATGTGTACTCGGCACATTATCTGCTGAATGATAACGCCGGCGTTCAGAATCACACCTTTGAAGTTGACGGACCCTACCAGGTGCCGGGCTTGCCGGACGCTAACCCCGGCGTATTTCTGCCTGGCCTATTAATGGATCCGCTGGATGGCGTGGGTTTCGATCCTCGGTGGATTGATGACATGTCTAATTACCGCGACTACTGCTTGGCAGAAAACTTATTGCTGAGCCCCGTTCTGGACGAGCAGGCGCCCGCTAGTGAAGCTATCGCGCGATGGCTACAGCTGACCAACAGTGAAGTGGTGTGGTCTGCAGGAAAGATGAAGGTGGTTCCTTTTGGTGACCAAGTAGTTACCGGTAATGGGGTTACCTGGTATCCGAATGTTTCCCCAGTAGCGCATCTGACCGATGATGATTTTTTGGCAGAAGAGGGTGAGCCACCGGTACAGCTGAAGATAAAAAGCCAGGCCGATAGTTACAACGAAGTGTCGTTAGAGATTCTTGATCGTGATCATGAGTACAACACGGATGTGGTGCGTGGAGTGGACCAAGCTGCTATTGAGCAATTCGGCTCTAGACCTATGGACACAATCAAGGCGTATGAAATCTGCAATCCCGTCATTGCGTCGCACTCGGCCCAGTTGCTGGTTCAACGCAAGCTTTATATACGCAATGAGTATCGCTTTTCCCTGGGTTGGCAACATGTGCTACTGGAGCCGATGGATCTGGTTACTGTCACCGAGCCGGGGTTGAAGCTTGATCGGCGATTGGTGCGTCTGATCTCCGTCGAGGAAGATGAGGATGGGAAAATTGCCATCGTTGCAGAGGACGCATTGCTCGGCACTGGTAGCGCGTCAAATTACCCCGTGCAGAGCAAGAGCGGTTATCAGGGGAATCAGAACGCGGCGCCCGGCCCAGTACTACCGCCAATAATTTTTAACCCTCCTGAGAGTCTTCTACTTCCGGGCGAACTTCAGGTTTGGGGGGCGGTCGCCGGCGCTGGCGACTCCTGGGGCGGTTGTGAAGTCTGGATCAGTGCGGACGGTGACAGCTATCGGATGGTAGAGAGTATCTATGGCCGATCTCGGATAGGACGCCTTACTGCGCCTTTGGAGGTTGGTAGTGATCCTGATCTGCAGAATGCTTTGTCGGTCCAGTTGTCGGTTCCTTCTGAACTCACGGCGGCCACCACAGGTGAGGCTGATAGTGGTGCAACGCTTTGTTGGGTTAACGGTGAGTTGATCAGCTACCGAGATGCTGTGCTCACCGGGCCGGGATCATACAATCTGAGCTATCTACGTCGAGGCCGGCTAAGTTCTAAGGTCGCTGCTCACGCCGTGGATGCCCCTTTTGTAAGGCTTGATGATGCCATCTGGAAATACAGTTTCGCTGTTGATCAGATCGGCAAGCGGGCCTGGGTCAAATTTCGCTCCTTTAACGTGTTTGGGCGAGCATTGGAGGATCTGGCAGATGTCACCGCTTATAGCGTGATGCTATCACCAGTTAAAGTCGCACCAAGCCCGGCGCTTAATTTGCAGTTGGTTGGCACTTTTGAAGCGCCATATTTCACTGTGAGCTGGGCTGCAGGTAGTCATGCAGAGGACCGCCTGGTAAGGGTGCGCAACGGGGCTACCAACGCCTTGCTAAGGGAAGTGCCCACAACCAGTACGGCATACACCTATCAGCGCGCAGATGCGCTGGTGGATGGGGCGTTGGTGCGCACATATCGAGTGGAAGTCGTCGAGCGGAACGCAGTCGGTAATGCCCCTGTCACTGCCCTGATGGTGACAAATACGGCTCCTCCTGCCGTGACAGGAAGTACCGCCACTGTCGGGGGGGCCACCGCCCTTGTAAGTTGTGATCCAAGCCAAGCAGCCGATGCTGCGGGGTACATTTTCGTGTACTCAACGCAATCAGGTTTTGATCCGACGGTTTCGGGAACTGTAGGTTATGAAGGCGCTTCCGCTTCTGGACAGATTCAAGGCTTGTCACTGGGAACTACTTATTACCTGCGTATCGCTGCGTTCGATACCTGGAGTAATGTTCGCTCGCAACTAAATTTTGCCCCGCCTATTACACTCCACACCTGA
- a CDS encoding SGNH/GDSL hydrolase family protein, with protein sequence MQGKLFLSALLLSGCALADQSQLDQHVKCPVSSDKAYRVLFVGDSITRHAFNKDTIRDLGWSHTSGMGASSAKTDYVNQLVSMIAKDRNQYVVKCYHTYGGGGSVADRIAGLPMVADSKPDLVVLQLGEHDDATTDPVLFHRQYATLVRQTRAMSSKPKVIAVGPWSLAPLNANGEYSDSTAAVDREMYSVAIEESLEYLSVKDMAAIPEAHGWGPSEGVKWHPNDLGHSLYAARLFRLYKAEINK encoded by the coding sequence ATGCAAGGCAAGCTTTTTCTATCTGCACTGTTGCTATCCGGCTGCGCTTTGGCCGATCAATCTCAACTCGATCAGCACGTAAAATGTCCGGTGTCTTCCGACAAGGCATACCGAGTTCTTTTCGTAGGCGACAGCATCACCCGCCACGCCTTCAACAAGGACACAATCCGCGACTTGGGCTGGTCTCACACTTCAGGCATGGGGGCATCCAGTGCCAAGACTGATTACGTCAATCAGCTGGTGTCAATGATCGCCAAGGATCGCAACCAGTACGTGGTCAAGTGTTACCACACGTACGGTGGTGGCGGCTCGGTAGCTGATCGCATTGCCGGTCTGCCGATGGTGGCGGATTCCAAGCCCGACCTAGTAGTTCTGCAACTGGGCGAGCATGACGACGCCACTACAGACCCTGTTCTTTTCCACCGGCAGTACGCAACCCTTGTCCGCCAGACGCGCGCAATGTCAAGTAAGCCGAAGGTTATTGCGGTTGGGCCCTGGTCTCTGGCGCCACTGAATGCCAATGGTGAGTACTCCGACTCTACCGCCGCGGTTGATCGTGAGATGTACAGCGTTGCGATTGAGGAATCGCTTGAGTACCTATCTGTTAAGGATATGGCGGCGATCCCGGAAGCTCACGGATGGGGCCCGTCCGAAGGGGTGAAGTGGCACCCAAACGACTTGGGACACTCTTTGTATGCAGCTAGGTTGTTCAGGTTATACAAGGCAGAAATCAATAAATAA
- a CDS encoding acyltransferase: MLKDYSVGLNLARVVACLMVIFLHVSAAGIGVFDEGWIYSNIYDSFVRSCVPIFLMISGALMLGKNQDALDFYKRRFLRIFPPLVFWSVFYVVWKASMGVGYGGILASVVAIVKGPVYYHLWYLYALVGIYLFIPFMSKIYLNSSDTDKNVYVFVWFLVACVVPIASYFYHDLADFSSIYGLSSFIGLAGYVFLGAYVFERISSANSSVSVKTEVVVFMFSSGLTALLTYALSVNEGSPNQLFYSYLSPVVVFSSVSAFKLLVVLGARCTRLSKVLGVLSGCTLGVYCIHVFVMNRFSLIYGPIVEGHSNLWVIPVLSVSIFILSIIPVYILRMVKPLRQIV; this comes from the coding sequence ATGTTGAAGGACTATAGCGTAGGTCTTAATTTAGCCAGGGTTGTAGCATGTCTGATGGTCATATTTCTTCACGTGTCTGCGGCAGGCATTGGTGTTTTTGATGAAGGCTGGATCTACTCAAACATTTACGATTCATTTGTAAGGTCATGCGTACCTATTTTCCTGATGATCTCGGGCGCTCTAATGCTTGGAAAAAATCAAGATGCGCTCGATTTTTATAAAAGAAGATTTCTTAGGATTTTTCCGCCGCTAGTTTTCTGGTCTGTATTTTATGTTGTATGGAAAGCTAGTATGGGAGTCGGGTATGGTGGTATTTTAGCTTCCGTTGTAGCAATCGTAAAAGGTCCTGTTTACTATCATCTTTGGTATCTTTACGCGCTTGTCGGCATCTATCTTTTCATTCCTTTCATGTCAAAGATATATCTGAATTCAAGCGACACAGATAAGAATGTCTATGTTTTTGTTTGGTTCTTAGTCGCGTGTGTTGTACCGATAGCTTCATATTTTTATCATGATCTCGCGGACTTTTCTAGCATTTATGGGCTCTCTTCGTTCATAGGCCTTGCGGGGTATGTGTTTTTAGGGGCATATGTTTTTGAGCGGATTTCAAGTGCTAACTCATCTGTTTCTGTAAAGACGGAAGTAGTGGTTTTCATGTTTTCTAGCGGGTTAACTGCGCTGCTCACTTATGCTTTATCTGTAAATGAGGGAAGCCCTAATCAGCTTTTTTACTCTTATCTATCTCCCGTAGTGGTTTTTTCATCTGTTTCAGCATTTAAGTTATTAGTTGTTCTGGGGGCGAGGTGTACGAGACTTTCCAAGGTTTTGGGTGTTCTCTCTGGTTGTACACTTGGCGTCTATTGTATTCATGTGTTTGTAATGAACAGGTTTAGCCTTATTTATGGGCCGATAGTAGAAGGTCACTCTAATTTGTGGGTTATACCTGTATTGTCAGTTTCAATATTTATCCTCTCAATAATTCCCGTTTACATTTTAAGAATGGTAAAGCCCTTAAGGCAGATAGTGTAA
- a CDS encoding cell wall hydrolase, which produces MNSTEKDRDILARTLWGEARGEGLAGQIAVAWTIRNRVYDGKAKSWWGEGYAGVCLKPWQFSCWNQNDPNYAYLSGAKQIPVAQFAQAQRAADQVMSGAVPDPTGGATHYYATTMPKPPAWVAKATQTLRLGHHVFFKDVP; this is translated from the coding sequence ATGAACTCAACCGAGAAAGACCGGGACATCCTGGCGCGCACGCTGTGGGGTGAAGCTCGAGGGGAAGGACTGGCCGGCCAGATCGCCGTTGCCTGGACCATCCGCAATCGGGTGTACGACGGCAAGGCCAAGTCATGGTGGGGCGAGGGCTATGCCGGTGTGTGCCTGAAGCCATGGCAGTTCAGCTGCTGGAATCAGAACGACCCGAACTACGCCTACCTGAGCGGTGCCAAGCAGATCCCGGTCGCGCAGTTCGCCCAGGCACAGCGTGCGGCAGACCAGGTGATGTCGGGTGCGGTACCTGATCCAACCGGTGGCGCCACTCACTACTACGCAACCACCATGCCGAAGCCTCCGGCCTGGGTGGCGAAGGCCACACAGACGCTGCGCCTCGGTCACCACGTCTTCTTTAAGGACGTGCCGTGA
- a CDS encoding lysis system i-spanin subunit Rz translates to MTPGQILGAILLALAIGFGGAWQVQDWRMGEKLAEQAGQFEKELAAISNRASAQAQAEQDKRLALEQQLAGQDQQHSKELSDAQRNQARLRDRLATADVRLSVLLAEDPASGCNVPTAPGTGSVVHAARRAQLDPAHAQRIIAITDAGDQGLIALRACQAYVRAVAH, encoded by the coding sequence ATGACGCCCGGGCAGATCCTTGGCGCGATCCTGCTAGCGCTGGCCATCGGGTTCGGCGGGGCGTGGCAGGTTCAGGATTGGCGAATGGGCGAAAAGCTGGCTGAGCAGGCCGGGCAGTTCGAAAAGGAGCTGGCCGCGATCAGCAATAGGGCTTCCGCCCAGGCCCAGGCCGAGCAGGACAAGCGCCTGGCCCTGGAGCAGCAGCTCGCCGGCCAGGACCAACAACATTCCAAGGAACTCTCCGATGCCCAACGTAACCAGGCTCGCCTGCGTGATCGCCTTGCCACTGCTGATGTCCGGCTGTCAGTCCTCCTTGCCGAGGATCCAGCCAGTGGCTGCAACGTGCCTACCGCCCCCGGCACCGGCAGCGTGGTTCATGCAGCCCGTCGAGCCCAACTTGACCCTGCGCATGCGCAACGAATTATCGCCATCACCGACGCCGGTGACCAAGGATTGATCGCGCTGCGGGCTTGCCAGGCATATGTAAGGGCGGTGGCGCACTGA
- a CDS encoding SOS response-associated peptidase family protein, whose protein sequence is MCGRLSQYSGIHDFVAALSMPNALANSVGDQPIERYNVAPTTAVALLHVQGERLHADPVRWGWRPHWAKDRAAPINARVEKVAHGPFFRAIWPHRAITPIDNWFEWVDEGGPKKQPYLIRRRDGAPILCAAIGQLPDADEGPGEHDGFVIITADSAGGMVDIHDRRPVVLTPDLAREWLDPATPKERAEQMVLHQGEPSEVFEWFKVDTAVGNVRNKGAELIKPIWQGL, encoded by the coding sequence ATGTGCGGACGACTATCACAGTACAGCGGTATCCACGACTTCGTTGCGGCGCTGAGCATGCCCAATGCTCTGGCAAACTCCGTGGGCGATCAACCAATTGAACGGTACAACGTGGCACCGACAACCGCGGTTGCGCTGCTGCACGTGCAGGGCGAACGGCTACACGCCGACCCGGTGCGCTGGGGATGGAGGCCGCACTGGGCGAAAGACCGGGCGGCACCTATCAATGCACGCGTAGAGAAAGTGGCTCATGGTCCGTTCTTCCGGGCGATCTGGCCACATCGTGCAATTACGCCCATCGACAACTGGTTTGAGTGGGTGGATGAAGGCGGGCCCAAGAAACAGCCCTACCTGATCCGCCGGCGGGACGGTGCACCGATACTCTGCGCTGCCATTGGCCAGCTACCTGACGCTGATGAAGGCCCAGGCGAGCATGATGGCTTCGTGATCATCACCGCCGACAGCGCCGGGGGCATGGTGGACATCCACGACCGGCGGCCCGTGGTGCTGACGCCAGACCTGGCGCGGGAATGGTTGGACCCGGCCACGCCCAAGGAGCGCGCCGAGCAGATGGTGTTGCACCAGGGTGAGCCGTCGGAGGTGTTCGAGTGGTTCAAGGTCGACACAGCCGTGGGCAATGTGCGGAACAAAGGGGCGGAACTGATCAAGCCAATCTGGCAGGGCTTATGA
- a CDS encoding bifunctional GNAT family N-acetyltransferase/nucleoside diphosphate kinase regulator codes for MTISMKGFNPLQISVVKMNKPFISLCPEITRAHALTLMNWLEDERVTCYLSDSRHVSRSIEQAVDRTQLPILTHLFNRDGRFFMAYDRHDAPVGFVRLVKTDSNCEIVLVIGDSEKWGRNLGARTIREGMKLAFLDMRAEKLIAKIHPDNSRSLKAFLRSGFMLESETPTLKSFSMTAARYFQFLREGAGGDSARIYITEIDKARLEELIAFEQGPAAVELEHELERAIVVKPQQVACNVITMNSRALLQLDDEEYEVALVYPEDADNNAGKHSVYSDIGAAILGYQEGDAIDWRISDRTRRIEIKKVLYQPEAAGHFHL; via the coding sequence ATGACCATATCCATGAAGGGCTTCAATCCTTTACAAATAAGTGTGGTTAAGATGAACAAGCCTTTCATTTCGCTGTGTCCTGAAATAACTCGGGCGCATGCACTGACATTGATGAATTGGTTAGAGGATGAGCGCGTCACCTGCTACCTGAGCGATTCGCGTCATGTCTCCCGCTCCATCGAGCAAGCCGTTGATAGGACTCAGTTGCCGATCCTGACCCATCTATTCAACCGGGACGGCAGATTCTTTATGGCCTATGACCGGCATGACGCCCCGGTGGGCTTTGTCCGCCTGGTCAAGACCGATTCAAATTGCGAGATAGTCCTGGTCATCGGAGACAGCGAAAAATGGGGCCGAAACCTAGGCGCCCGTACGATCCGCGAAGGCATGAAACTGGCCTTCCTCGACATGCGGGCCGAGAAACTCATCGCCAAGATCCACCCGGACAACTCGCGCTCTCTGAAAGCCTTTCTGCGCAGCGGCTTTATGCTTGAGAGCGAAACGCCGACATTGAAGTCGTTTTCCATGACGGCGGCCCGCTATTTCCAGTTCTTGCGCGAAGGAGCCGGTGGCGACTCCGCTAGGATTTACATCACTGAAATCGACAAGGCCAGGCTCGAGGAATTAATCGCTTTCGAGCAAGGCCCGGCGGCTGTTGAACTCGAACATGAGCTTGAGCGAGCCATTGTCGTCAAGCCGCAGCAGGTGGCGTGCAATGTCATCACGATGAACTCCAGGGCGTTGCTGCAACTGGACGACGAAGAGTACGAAGTGGCCTTGGTCTACCCTGAAGACGCAGACAACAACGCAGGGAAACATTCCGTGTATTCCGACATAGGCGCCGCCATCCTTGGTTATCAGGAGGGGGACGCCATCGACTGGCGAATTTCTGATCGGACCCGCCGGATTGAGATCAAGAAAGTGCTTTACCAGCCGGAGGCTGCGGGCCACTTCCACCTATAA
- a CDS encoding META and DUF4377 domain-containing protein has protein sequence MPTATSAAITQPALSAYYWNLVSATDASGKPLVALNKGVERKLRVSFGEKNLNISGGCNGQFGGYHYQGGVLKVQSLASTLMACDKDLMDLDAQVGRLFKGDLRAVITGDNTEPMLQLITVDGSVLKLQGEATPETRYGSKGEVKFLEVAPKTVKCSHPMIPEYQCLQVRERRYDDAGLQLPTQDPWHPLYQSIEGFEHRDGVRNVLRVKQYEWKNPPADAPSTVYVLDLVVEQDASGAGK, from the coding sequence ATGCCCACTGCTACTTCGGCGGCTATAACCCAGCCAGCCTTATCCGCTTACTATTGGAACCTGGTCTCGGCGACTGATGCTTCCGGTAAACCTCTCGTTGCTTTGAACAAAGGTGTCGAACGCAAGTTGCGCGTTTCCTTCGGTGAAAAGAATCTGAACATCAGCGGTGGCTGCAATGGCCAGTTCGGCGGCTATCACTATCAGGGAGGGGTTTTAAAGGTACAGTCACTGGCCTCCACGCTTATGGCCTGCGACAAGGACCTGATGGATCTTGACGCCCAGGTAGGCCGACTGTTCAAGGGTGATCTGCGCGCCGTTATCACTGGTGATAACACCGAGCCGATGCTGCAACTGATTACAGTGGACGGCTCGGTGCTCAAGCTACAGGGTGAAGCTACTCCAGAGACCCGCTACGGTAGCAAGGGCGAGGTCAAGTTCCTGGAAGTGGCGCCCAAGACTGTCAAGTGCAGTCACCCGATGATCCCTGAGTATCAGTGCTTGCAAGTGCGCGAGCGCCGCTATGACGACGCTGGCCTGCAACTTCCGACCCAGGACCCATGGCACCCGCTGTATCAGTCTATTGAAGGTTTTGAGCATCGTGATGGGGTGCGCAATGTGTTGCGGGTCAAGCAATACGAATGGAAGAATCCGCCAGCAGATGCGCCTTCGACGGTCTATGTGTTGGATCTGGTGGTCGAGCAGGACGCTTCCGGGGCTGGTAAATAG